A window of Drosophila subobscura isolate 14011-0131.10 chromosome E, UCBerk_Dsub_1.0, whole genome shotgun sequence contains these coding sequences:
- the LOC117891040 gene encoding mediator of RNA polymerase II transcription subunit 16, whose protein sequence is MTILYKVESKEFGKDSVFPQKVVLCSVSARNIIAFSSLQSAIVSHGPGDSSSGAGVAVGASNSHVYVSDIVTPWEYYKVCSSKSLINVLEWSANGEQLLLGYVGGRVEIWQPKHQSINIWLLQYHANIPSEDIIEAKFFHNGKGVLFNPQKKEHTYYAEKFERLEQRPTLSGFGGVASEGCILLTSSGLLGAFSLPLLQKFPSTEGAGSEIVELTPVMHSIGISRSFIEHCSMAPRTSGAVNVAFSCGWQQQLVQCFKISLMMEGDLGLEQHMAIKSESQASIFLNPLEGKLISHLKWTRVANDDVIFIAYSCPEGGSLLEQWTLTRRHQSVHTLLQGGGSNKGNEFVQSESWEQVAKLHLNAPLADLCLTRLVPTASDCSPVYAILQDNSVQVLEPNSLKQLNHTQFDKVSVSDGSGVKFVSGDLTPTSQMLLIFDTHAQLYAMQAPPLKQSGSALLLLEYCIVTGCDASDVLLLNLGSLEPLVEKLTDNFSRQPSFVKNYYYANFLALKSNLCRVQQQEFDNLIILHAISTTFKSLLRPSDLGYQDKGPADNLTTKLNESIPDVDTVMLNLDAKDFTVEPVMLQSLQPLIQWVTDLAVNMLNRLPEEVMKCKLSGKRPSYDISRDINAISSLRELLVMIRIWGLLNTQCLPVYTKIMENIDVLVILFRLLTRLAQNPAEPDEMLLDECSLLSKQLLIPQLNKFNPTTLLSAQGFAAVKSGHLMFTSLVEPTCLQDMEMEDVVFARSVKDGVSNLQLGAHPTTIRRCARCGFVFVNNANKVAKTSALKAWFNKWLHCHCGGFWKQIN, encoded by the coding sequence aTGACGATTCTCTACAAGGTGGAGAGCAAGGAGTTCGGCAAGGACAGCGTGTTCCCCCAAAAAGTGGTGCTGTGCTCTGTGTCGGCCCGCAACATTATCGCGTTCAGCTCGCTTCAGAGCGCGATAGTGTCACATGGTCctggcgacagcagcagcggtgccGGCGTGGCTGTGGGGGCCAGCAACAGTCATGTGTATGTCAGCGACATTGTGACGCCGTGGGAGTACTACAAGGTGTGCTCCTCAAAGTCCCTGATCAATGtgctggagtggagtgccaatggggagcagctgctgctcggctaTGTGGGCGGACGCGTGGAGATTTGGCAGCCCAAGCATCAGTCCATCAATATCTGGCTGCTGCAGTACCATGCAAACATCCCAAGCGAGGACATCATAGAGGCCAAGTTCTTCCACAACGGCAAGGGAGTCCTGTTCAATCCCCAGAAGAAGGAGCACACCTACTATGCGGAGAAGTTTGAGCGTCTGGAGCAACGGCCCACGCTCAGCGGCTTCGGCGGGGTGGCCAGCGAGGGCTGCATTCTGCTGACATCTTCCGGCCTCCTGGGCGCCTTCAGCCTGCCCCTGCTGCAAAAGTTCCCCAGCACCGAGGGTGCCGGCAGCGAGATTGTTGAGCTGACGCCCGTCATGCACAGCATTGGCATCTCCAGGAGCTTCATAGAGCACTGCAGCATGGCGCCGAGAACCTCGGGAGCCGTCAATGTGGCCTTCAGCtgtggctggcagcagcagctcgtgcAGTGCTTCAAGATTTCCCTGATGATGGAAGGAGACCTGGGCCTGGAGCAGCACATGGCCATCAAGTCCGAGTCGCAGGCCAGCATATTCCTCAATCCGCTCGAGGGCAAGCTCATCAGTCACCTGAAGTGGACGCGGGTGGCCAACGACGACGTGATCTTCATAGCCTACTCCTGCCCAGAGGGCGGCAGCTTGCTGGAGCAGTGGACCCTCACGCGCAGGCATCAGAGTGTGCACACCCTGCTGCAGGGAGGCGGCTCCAACAAGGGAAATGAGTTCGTGCAGTCGGAAAGCTGGGAGCAGGTGGCCAAACTCCATTTGAATGCGCCGCTTGCCGACCTCTGCCTCACACGCCTTGTGCCGACCGCCTCGGACTGCTCCCCGGTCTATGCTATACTCCAGGACAACAGTGTGCAGGTGCTGGAGCCCAACTCTCTGAAGCAGCTGAACCACACGCAGTTCGACAAAGTGTCCGTGTCCGACGGCAGTGGAGTGAAATTCGTGAGCGGCGACCTCACGCCCACCAGCCAAATGCTCCTGATCTTCGATACGCACGCCCAGCTGTATGCCATGCAGGCGCCCCCGCTGAAGCAGAGTGGATCCGCCTTGCTCCTGCTGGAGTACTGCATCGTCACGGGCTGCGATGCCAGCgacgtgctgctgctgaacctTGGCAGCCTGGAGCCTTTGGTGGAGAAGCTGACGGACAACTTTTCGCGCCAGCCTTCCTTTGTGAAGAATTATTACTACGCCAACTTCCTGGCCCTCAAGAGCAATCTGTGCcgcgtgcagcagcaggagtttGACAATCTGATCATCCTTCATGCCATATCCACCACCTTCAAGAGCCTTCTGCGCCCCTCCGACCTCGGATACCAGGACAAAGGGCCCGCCGACAACCTGACGACGAAGCTGAACGAGTCCATACCGGACGTGGACACTGTGATGCTGAACCTCGATGCCAAGGACTTCACCGTGGAGCCAGTGATGCTGCAGAGCCTTCAGCCACTGATCCAGTGGGTCACCGATCTGGCGGTCAACATGCTCAACCGCCTGCCCGAAGAGGTGATGAAGTGCAAACTGTCGGGGAAGCGTCCCAGCTACGACATCAGCCGGGACATCAACGCCATTAGCAGTCTGAGGGAGTTGCTCGTGATGATTCGCATCTGGGGCCTGCTGAACACCCAATGCCTGCCCGTCTACACCAAGATCATGGAGAACATTGACGTGCTGGTCATTCTGTTCCGCCTGCTCACGCGCCTGGCCCAGAACCCCGCAGAGCCGGACGAGATGCTCTTGGACGAGTGCAGTCTGCTCTCGAAGCAGCTTCTCATTCCTCAGCTGAACAAATTCAACCCGACGACGCTGCTCAGTGCCCAGGGATTTGCTGCCGTGAAGTCGGGCCACCTCATGTTCACCTCCCTGGTGGAGCCGACGTGTCTGCAGGACATGGAGATGGAGGATGTGGTGTTTGCCAGGTCGGTGAAAGATGGCGTCAGCAATCTGCAGCTCGGCGCCCATCCCACTACCATCAGACGATGCGCCCGCTGTGGCTTTGTCTTTGTCAACAATGCCAACAAAGTGGCCAAGACTTCGGCTCTGAAGGCCTGGTTCAACAAGTGGCTGCATTGCCATTGTGGCGGCTTCTGGAAGCAGATTAATTAG